The following is a genomic window from Opitutus sp. ER46.
CGATCGGGCCGGGCGTGATCATGGACGGCCTCGTCGGCGACGGACGCGAGGGTTGGTTGTTCTCCGACTATTTCGGCCGCGTGTACCGCGCCAACGCAAAGGGCGAGACGACTCTGCTCATCGACGGTCGGGGCCCCCAGCGCTTCTGCGCCGACTTCGAATTCATTCCTTCCCTCAGCTTGCTCGTCATCCCATCCCTCCACGAACAGCGCCTCACCGCCTACCGGCTCGCTCCTCCCGCCCTCGGCGCCACTCGATAAGACACTGTGTCGCCGGAAGCCGCCCCAAGCGATTATGCGCAAGCCACTAGGCTTCTGAGGTTTAAACCACCCACCCCATTGATCGCGCAATTCGGGCGCCGCTTGCGCGCCGGAATTGCGCGATTTCTGTAACTTTCCTGCCCCGCACCGGGTTTTGTTCACGTCCACGGCATTTGCCGTGGCCAATTCTCCACTCATGAACCTGCGCTACCTTCCGTTCTTCACCGTGCTGTTCTTTGGCGCGGCCCATCTCGAGGCCGATGCTTACCCGTACAAACAGTCGATCAACGAGACGCACCCGTTCCAGGCCGACGGCACCCTGTCGCTGCACAACGTGAACGGCGAAGTCACCGTCCGTACCTGGGATCGGAATGAGATCCAGATCACCGGCGAGCGGAGCGCAAAGACCGAGGAGGAACTCGCCCTGATCGAGCTCAAGATCGATCCCCGCCCGGAGCGCGTCGCCATCGACGTGAAGCTGCCGAAGCGCAAGAAGGGCTGGTTTGGCGGCGGCGAGATCCGCGCCAACGTTGAGTTCACCATCACCGTTCCCGTCGGCGCCCGGCTCGACGCCGTCTCCACCGTCAACGGCACCGTCAACATCCAGGGCGTTCGCGGCCGCGTTCACGCCAGCACCGTCAACGGTGCCGTAAAGGCAGTCGACATCGCCGGCGACGTCTCGCTCTCCACCGTCAACGGCGGCATCAACGCCCAACTCGCCGCCCTCCAGGCCGACGGCGAGGTCGAAGCCGAATGCGTCAATGGCGGCGTCACCCTCAAGCTCCCCGCCAACGCCAGTGCGAAGATCGACGCCTCGGTCGTGAACGGCGGCATCGACTGCGACTTCCCCGTCCAGGTGAATGGCAAGATCGGAGGCCGGCGCCTCAACGGCGTCATCGGCGACGGCGCCACGAAGGTCAAAGCGCGCACCGTCAACGGCGGCGTGCGCATCGAGCGTTCCTGAGCGCGACGCCAAGGCTCCCTGCTAACCCCGATTAGCTTCTTTCAAACCGGCGCCGCGGCGTCGGTTTTTTTGCGCCGCGCCGCGGGAGCCCGGCCTCCGGCGGCGTTAAGGCTGGTGGTCATGAGCCACTCTGCCCCCCGTCGCGACTTTCTCCTGCAGCCGTTTTCGTGAAACGAAAACGGTCCGGTATAAGAGACACAAGCCGAGCCGGCCAAAATATGCGGTGCCTTTTCCCTGTGATGTTCGGACGTCCGCCCTAAATTGGCGGTCTCCAATCTGGTTGCGCGGCGACGGTTTCCCGGCCCGCGCCTCCCCTGGAGGTACATCCACCGCATGAACGTCCTGCTCCTTTATCCCGAATTTCCAGCCACCTTCTGGAGCTTCAAGCACGCGCTTAAGTTTATCCGCAAGAAGGCCTCCCTGCCCCCCCTGGGTCTCCTGACCGTCGCCGCCATGCTGCCCCGCTCCTGGCGCCCGCGTCTCGTCGACCTCAACGTCCGGACCCTCCGTGATCGCGACCTGGCTTGGGCTGACGTCGTCTTCATCAGCGCCATGATCGCGCAGCGTGAATCGGTCCAGGAGCTGATCGCCCGCTGCCGCGCCGCCGGCAAACGCATCGTCGCCGGTGGTCCCCTCTTCACTAGCGCCCACGCCGACTACCCCGACGTCGACCACTTCGTCCTCAACGAGGCCGAGATCACGCTCCCCGGCTTTCTGGCCGATTTCGAGGCCGGCACCGCCCAGCGCCTTTACAGCACCACGCGCTTCGCCGACGTGCGGCAGTCCCCCGTGCCGCGTTGGGAACTGGCCGACGTCAACCGCTACGGCTCCATGGCGCTTCAGTTCTCGCGCGGCTGCCCGTTCGACTGCGAGTTCTGCGACGTCACCGCAAAGTTCGGACACGCGCCGCGGACGAAATCATCCACCCAGGTCATCGCCGAGCTGGATGCCCTCCGCTCGGCCGGCTGGCGCGGCCCGGTCTTCTTCGTCGATGACAACCTCATCGGCAACAAGCGCGCCCTCCGGGAAGACCTCCTGCCCGCGCTCATCAAGTGGCAGAGCCGTCACCCCCGCAGTGCCGGATTCCCTCTCTACACCGAAGCCTCCATCAACCTCGCCGACGACCCCGTGCTCATGCAGCAGATGGCGGACGCCGGCTTCGACACGGTGTTCATCGGGATTGAAACCCCGGACTCGGCCGCGCTCGCCGAGTGCAACAAGCGGCAGAACCAGGGGCGCGACCTCATCGAGGACGTGAAGCGCATCCAGCGCGCCGGTCTTCAGGTCCAGGGCGGCTTCATCGTCGGCTTCGACAACGACGCGCCGAGCATCTTCCACCGCCAGGTCGAGTTCATCCAGAGGAGCGGCATCGTCACCGCCATGGTCGGCCTCCTGAACGCCCTGCCCGACACCAAGCTCTACGCCCGCCTCCAACGCGAGGGGCGCCTCCTCGGCAAGACCTCCGGCAACAACGTCGACGGCACGATCAATTTCCTGCCGAAGATGCCCATGGACAAAC
Proteins encoded in this region:
- a CDS encoding DUF4097 family beta strand repeat-containing protein; protein product: MNLRYLPFFTVLFFGAAHLEADAYPYKQSINETHPFQADGTLSLHNVNGEVTVRTWDRNEIQITGERSAKTEEELALIELKIDPRPERVAIDVKLPKRKKGWFGGGEIRANVEFTITVPVGARLDAVSTVNGTVNIQGVRGRVHASTVNGAVKAVDIAGDVSLSTVNGGINAQLAALQADGEVEAECVNGGVTLKLPANASAKIDASVVNGGIDCDFPVQVNGKIGGRRLNGVIGDGATKVKARTVNGGVRIERS
- a CDS encoding B12-binding domain-containing radical SAM protein is translated as MNVLLLYPEFPATFWSFKHALKFIRKKASLPPLGLLTVAAMLPRSWRPRLVDLNVRTLRDRDLAWADVVFISAMIAQRESVQELIARCRAAGKRIVAGGPLFTSAHADYPDVDHFVLNEAEITLPGFLADFEAGTAQRLYSTTRFADVRQSPVPRWELADVNRYGSMALQFSRGCPFDCEFCDVTAKFGHAPRTKSSTQVIAELDALRSAGWRGPVFFVDDNLIGNKRALREDLLPALIKWQSRHPRSAGFPLYTEASINLADDPVLMQQMADAGFDTVFIGIETPDSAALAECNKRQNQGRDLIEDVKRIQRAGLQVQGGFIVGFDNDAPSIFHRQVEFIQRSGIVTAMVGLLNALPDTKLYARLQREGRLLGKTSGNNVDGTINFLPKMPMDKLVEGYRDILRRVYSPKPYYTRVRTFLREYKRPRIAAPLSWRHGWALMLASLRLGVIGRERWQYWRLMLWTLTHRPAFLQLAVTLAIYGHHFRKCCDAMRA